Proteins encoded together in one Mycoplasma miroungirhinis window:
- a CDS encoding Cof-type HAD-IIB family hydrolase: MQDLKLPLIFTDMDGTLYSSNFKASQETISDIKFATTKSEENPKPALFNLCTGNPVFERVKNVGKQLNARYLIGSTGASIFDMQKNEFIYQKTIDNEAAKKIIDFANKNQLEIIFWNSYQYFYSNFTNQSSLEATLAYHFDTDKGRDIVNQYKNQEINDIIKIEFICKPKYFKKITKFLKTINVYFIETSSNIEIMAKNISKGSAIKYIVETFYQNELSLEDVFCAGDSKNDVDMLKICGYSYAMANSPQVVKLQAKYHTSSVEQNGLGEAIIDYLYRLNKVIKKFLLH, translated from the coding sequence ATGCAAGATCTTAAATTACCACTAATTTTTACTGATATGGATGGAACTTTATATAGTTCAAATTTTAAAGCTTCACAAGAAACAATCAGTGATATTAAGTTTGCTACAACAAAAAGTGAAGAAAATCCTAAACCTGCATTATTTAATTTATGTACTGGAAATCCAGTGTTTGAACGTGTAAAAAACGTTGGTAAACAATTAAATGCTAGATATTTAATTGGTTCAACTGGTGCAAGTATTTTTGATATGCAAAAAAATGAATTTATTTATCAAAAGACAATTGATAATGAAGCAGCTAAAAAAATTATTGATTTTGCAAATAAAAATCAATTAGAAATTATTTTTTGAAATTCTTATCAATATTTTTATTCAAATTTTACTAATCAAAGTAGTTTAGAAGCAACATTAGCTTATCATTTTGATACTGACAAAGGAAGAGATATAGTTAATCAATATAAAAATCAAGAAATAAATGATATTATAAAAATTGAATTTATTTGTAAACCTAAATACTTTAAAAAAATTACAAAATTTTTAAAAACTATTAATGTATATTTTATTGAAACATCATCTAATATCGAAATTATGGCTAAAAATATTTCCAAAGGATCTGCTATTAAATATATAGTTGAAACATTTTATCAAAATGAATTAAGTTTAGAAGATGTATTTTGTGCAGGTGATAGTAAAAATGATGTGGATATGTTAAAAATATGTGGTTATTCATATGCAATGGCAAATAGTCCTCAAGTAGTAAAATTACAAGCTAAATACCATACTTCTAGTGTTGAACAAAATGGTTTAGGTGAAGCTATTATTGATTATTTATATCGTTTAAATAAAGTTATAAAGAAATTTTTATTGCATTAA
- a CDS encoding phosphopentomutase, whose product MKKFKRIFMLVTDGLGIGEEPRQEEFNDKGANSFLHASEVLEFEIPTWKKLGICEIAKIADHHKKNKNPLAYMARIHEMSNGKDTLTGHWEMMGILTEVPSPQFIENGFPDDLIVKLSKAWDGRKLIGNRAASGTVILKELGQRSLETGEIIVYTSADSTLQICGHEKYLGLDKLYEYAKKARQICSSKPEWNVARVIARPYVGENGEFTRTFNRHDYANKPPKKTLLNQLQEKGIQTVGVGKIKDIFTGEGIDVVYGPASDDENMDIAIDIATQNTENQFVFVNLVQFDSHYGHRRDAQGYSENISRFDIKLTKLINAMKDDDLLLITSDHGNDPTWKGSDHTREALPLTIFAKSFKKPQIFNRPLNGLGTAGNIIAKNFGCNLLETGEDIFEELI is encoded by the coding sequence ATGAAAAAATTTAAACGTATTTTTATGTTAGTAACTGATGGCTTAGGAATTGGTGAAGAACCTAGACAAGAAGAATTTAATGATAAAGGAGCAAATAGTTTTTTGCATGCATCTGAAGTTTTGGAATTTGAAATTCCAACTTGAAAAAAATTAGGAATTTGTGAAATTGCAAAAATTGCAGATCATCATAAAAAAAATAAAAATCCTTTAGCTTATATGGCTAGAATACATGAAATGTCAAATGGTAAAGATACTTTAACCGGACATTGAGAAATGATGGGTATTTTAACAGAAGTACCTAGTCCACAATTTATTGAAAATGGTTTTCCAGATGATTTAATAGTTAAACTTTCAAAAGCATGAGATGGTAGAAAATTAATTGGAAATAGAGCTGCAAGTGGAACTGTTATTTTAAAAGAATTAGGTCAAAGATCACTTGAAACAGGAGAAATAATTGTTTATACATCTGCAGATAGTACATTACAAATTTGTGGTCATGAAAAATATTTAGGTTTAGATAAACTATATGAGTATGCAAAAAAAGCTCGTCAAATTTGTTCAAGTAAACCAGAATGAAATGTAGCAAGAGTTATTGCAAGACCTTATGTTGGAGAAAATGGTGAATTTACAAGAACATTTAATCGTCATGATTATGCAAATAAACCTCCAAAGAAAACTTTATTAAACCAATTACAAGAAAAAGGAATTCAAACAGTTGGTGTTGGTAAAATAAAAGATATTTTTACAGGTGAAGGTATTGATGTTGTTTATGGTCCTGCTAGTGATGATGAAAACATGGATATTGCTATTGATATAGCTACACAAAACACTGAAAATCAATTTGTGTTTGTTAATTTAGTACAATTTGATAGTCATTATGGACATAGAAGAGATGCTCAAGGATACTCAGAAAATATTTCTAGATTTGATATTAAATTAACTAAATTAATTAATGCTATGAAAGACGATGATTTACTATTAATTACATCAGATCATGGAAATGACCCAACATGAAAAGGAAGCGATCATACTCGTGAAGCATTACCACTTACAATTTTTGCAAAATCGTTTAAAAAACCACAAATTTTCAATAGACCTTTAAATGGATTAGGAACAGCTGGAAATATTATTGCAAAAAATTTTGGATGTAATTTACTTGAAACAGGTGAAGATATTTTTGAGGAATTAATATAA
- the pyk gene encoding pyruvate kinase, whose protein sequence is MKQKTKIIATAGPACENYEVMKELITSGVTAIRANFSHGTGKDHVKKYDIARQVAKDLNVNISLILDTKGPEIRIGKIENDGQMILKNQELNLICGFEIFKTMIGDASKVAVSYDMHLNLKVGDIVLLDDGKLKTKVTKIDNNIVTVLTQNQHFLKTNKRINLPGIEFSIPFLDDKDKNDLLFGISYGVDIVAASFVNNKQNLQELRKFLDENGGQKIQICSKIESQTGIDNIDEIIEYSDSIMVARGDLGLEVNYYQVPQYQQMIIQKCNIAKKEVIVATQMLDSMEINPLPTRAEVTDVYWATTSGADTTMLSGETASGNFPSEAVKTMYEINNQANEDFFANEKQYFEYIWNILINSNDDSKWAYDIAKDVYDKKEDYVFCLVSDYNKLKTLSKYKLYANIIAIFDSPQMHNKIGILNNVFSIKDTENEFLEISQTNKITKKLYDIFNLENKNYQIIKL, encoded by the coding sequence ATGAAACAAAAAACTAAAATAATTGCAACAGCTGGTCCAGCTTGTGAAAACTATGAAGTAATGAAAGAATTAATAACATCAGGTGTGACTGCAATACGAGCAAATTTTAGTCATGGAACTGGTAAAGATCATGTTAAAAAATATGATATAGCTAGACAAGTAGCAAAAGATTTAAATGTTAATATTTCTTTAATTTTAGACACTAAAGGGCCTGAAATTAGAATAGGTAAAATTGAAAATGACGGACAAATGATTTTAAAAAATCAAGAACTAAACTTAATTTGTGGTTTTGAAATTTTTAAAACTATGATAGGTGATGCTTCTAAAGTAGCAGTTAGTTATGATATGCATTTAAATTTAAAAGTAGGAGATATTGTTTTATTAGATGATGGAAAATTAAAAACTAAAGTAACTAAAATAGATAATAATATCGTTACTGTTTTAACTCAAAATCAACATTTTTTAAAAACAAATAAAAGAATAAATCTTCCTGGTATTGAATTTAGCATACCTTTTTTAGATGACAAAGATAAAAATGACCTTTTATTTGGTATCTCATACGGAGTTGATATAGTGGCTGCTAGTTTTGTAAATAATAAACAAAATTTACAAGAATTAAGAAAATTTTTAGATGAAAATGGTGGACAAAAAATTCAAATTTGTTCAAAAATTGAATCACAAACTGGCATTGATAATATTGATGAAATTATTGAATATTCTGACTCAATTATGGTGGCAAGAGGTGATTTAGGTCTTGAAGTCAACTATTATCAAGTTCCTCAATATCAACAAATGATTATCCAAAAATGTAATATCGCCAAAAAAGAAGTTATTGTTGCGACACAAATGTTAGATTCAATGGAAATAAATCCATTACCTACAAGAGCTGAAGTTACTGATGTATATTGAGCTACAACATCAGGAGCTGATACAACTATGTTAAGCGGTGAAACTGCAAGTGGTAATTTTCCTTCTGAAGCTGTTAAAACAATGTATGAAATTAATAATCAAGCTAATGAAGATTTCTTTGCAAACGAAAAACAATATTTTGAATATATTTGAAATATTTTAATTAATTCTAATGATGATTCAAAATGAGCATATGATATTGCAAAAGATGTGTATGATAAAAAAGAAGATTATGTTTTTTGTTTAGTTTCAGACTATAACAAATTAAAAACTCTTTCAAAATATAAACTATATGCAAACATTATTGCTATTTTTGATAGCCCTCAAATGCACAATAAAATCGGAATTTTAAACAATGTATTTTCAATTAAAGATACAGAAAATGAATTTTTAGAAATTTCACAAACAAATAAAATCACTAAAAAACTTTATGATATTTTTAATTTAGAAAACAAAAATTATCAAATTATCAAATTATAA
- a CDS encoding YigZ family protein yields MFELIIKKSTFIAFAYEVTSKSQVSEINQELWKLHPKAKHICYAYLIFENGRLEEKGDDNSEPKGSAGIPLLNLLKIQKRQNIAVFVIRYFGGILLGKNKLPGAYIKTASGALKILDNKL; encoded by the coding sequence ATGTTTGAATTAATCATTAAAAAATCTACATTTATAGCTTTTGCTTATGAAGTTACGTCAAAATCGCAAGTTTCTGAAATCAATCAAGAATTGTGAAAATTACACCCAAAAGCTAAACATATTTGCTATGCTTATTTAATTTTTGAAAATGGGAGATTAGAAGAAAAAGGTGATGATAATTCAGAACCAAAGGGTTCAGCTGGAATACCGCTTTTAAATCTTTTAAAAATTCAAAAAAGACAAAATATTGCTGTTTTTGTGATTAGATATTTCGGTGGTATTTTACTAGGAAAAAATAAATTACCAGGAGCATATATTAAAACTGCTTCTGGTGCATTAAAAATATTAGATAATAAATTATAA
- a CDS encoding RluA family pseudouridine synthase — protein sequence MIKLAVKYSERIDKYITNNSEITRNDAQELIRQGAVSVDGMKINKTKFIVSENQEILIEKLIDKTVHIDAQNITLNIVYEDDKLIVINKESGMVTHPAPGNYKNTLVNALMYHFKNNLSNENGLLRLGIVHRLDKDTSGLLLVAKDNKTHQFLAAQLKDHKIDRKYLAIVDGIIENEITNIDLPIGRDPKNRQKMAVTKTNSKLAQTRIKVLKQIYVNNSIKTLVECQLKTGRTHQIRVHLAYIKHPVFGDPLYGKKEDSFNQRLHAYKITFKHPNGKIMTFEIPMPLEMQKDINVSELNL from the coding sequence ATGATTAAATTAGCAGTAAAATACAGTGAAAGAATTGATAAATACATTACTAATAACTCAGAAATTACTAGAAATGATGCACAAGAATTAATAAGACAAGGTGCAGTGAGTGTTGATGGAATGAAAATAAATAAGACTAAATTTATAGTTTCAGAAAACCAAGAAATTTTAATTGAAAAATTAATTGATAAAACAGTTCATATTGATGCTCAAAATATTACTTTAAATATTGTCTATGAAGATGATAAACTTATTGTAATAAATAAAGAATCAGGTATGGTAACTCATCCTGCACCTGGTAATTATAAAAACACACTTGTAAATGCTCTAATGTATCATTTTAAAAATAATTTAAGTAATGAAAATGGATTACTAAGATTAGGAATAGTACATCGATTAGATAAAGACACAAGTGGTTTATTATTAGTTGCAAAAGATAATAAAACACACCAATTTTTAGCAGCACAGTTAAAAGATCATAAAATCGATCGTAAATATTTAGCAATTGTTGATGGAATAATTGAAAATGAAATTACAAATATTGACCTTCCAATTGGACGTGATCCAAAAAATCGTCAAAAGATGGCTGTTACAAAAACAAATTCTAAATTAGCTCAAACTAGAATAAAAGTGTTAAAACAAATTTATGTTAACAATAGCATAAAAACATTAGTTGAATGTCAGTTAAAAACAGGTCGTACTCATCAAATTAGAGTACATTTAGCATATATTAAACACCCAGTTTTTGGTGATCCATTATATGGTAAAAAAGAAGATTCATTTAATCAAAGACTTCATGCATATAAAATTACTTTTAAACATCCAAATGGAAAAATAATGACATTTGAAATTCCAATGCCTTTAGAAATGCAAAAAGATATTAATGTATCTGAATTGAATTTATAA
- the rpsL gene encoding 30S ribosomal protein S12 — translation MPTISQLINSGRKDKVIKPKAPALLLSYNSLLKKEKKIPAPFKRGVCTRVGTMTPKKPNSATRKYARVRLSNGMEVTAYIPGEGHNLQEHSVVLIRGGKVKDLPGVRYTIVRGTQDTAGVNNRKQGRSRYGAKRPKAN, via the coding sequence ATGCCTACAATTAGCCAACTTATTAATAGTGGACGTAAAGATAAAGTTATTAAACCAAAAGCACCTGCTTTATTATTATCTTATAATTCACTATTGAAAAAAGAGAAAAAAATCCCTGCACCATTTAAACGTGGTGTATGTACACGGGTAGGAACAATGACACCTAAAAAACCTAACTCAGCTACTCGTAAATATGCTCGGGTAAGACTTTCAAATGGTATGGAAGTTACAGCATATATCCCAGGTGAAGGACACAACTTACAAGAACACTCAGTTGTTTTAATAAGAGGTGGAAAAGTTAAAGACTTACCAGGGGTACGTTATACAATCGTTAGAGGTACACAAGATACAGCTGGAGTTAATAATCGTAAACAAGGTCGTTCAAGATACGGTGCTAAAAGACCAAAAGCTAACTAA
- the rpsG gene encoding 30S ribosomal protein S7: MSRKRQAPVRDVLADPIFNSKIVTKLINTIMLDGKKSIAENILYSAFDIIKEKTQKDPMEVFNTAIENITPQLEIRSRRIGGSNYQVPVEVSARRKQTLALRWLIQYSRLRNEKTMDLRLANEIIDASNKTGGSIKKREDTHKMAESNKAFAHFRW; encoded by the coding sequence ATGTCAAGAAAAAGACAAGCCCCAGTGCGTGATGTTTTAGCAGATCCAATTTTTAACTCTAAAATTGTTACTAAATTAATTAATACAATTATGTTAGATGGTAAAAAATCTATAGCAGAAAATATCTTGTACTCAGCCTTTGATATTATCAAAGAAAAAACTCAAAAAGATCCAATGGAAGTATTTAATACAGCTATTGAAAATATTACTCCACAATTAGAAATTAGATCACGTCGTATTGGTGGAAGTAACTACCAAGTTCCTGTAGAAGTATCAGCTAGAAGAAAACAAACTTTAGCTTTACGTTGATTAATTCAATATTCACGTTTAAGAAATGAAAAAACAATGGATTTACGTTTAGCAAATGAAATTATTGATGCATCTAATAAAACTGGTGGATCAATTAAAAAACGTGAAGACACTCATAAAATGGCAGAATCAAATAAAGCATTCGCTCATTTTAGATGATAA
- the fusA gene encoding elongation factor G, with protein MSREYPLENYRNIGIMAHIDAGKTTTTERILYHTGKIHKIGETHEGASQMDWMIQEQERGITITSAATTAFWKGKRINIIDTPGHVDFTVEVERSLRVLDGAVAVLDAQSGVEPQTETVWRQATTYKVPRIVFVNKMDKAGASFKNSVESVRTRLGGKCYAIQLNIGEESQFNGIVDLVQLRAYEFDGQPEENMKDIEIPDYLKDEVMLLRHELIEAVADYDEEIMMSVLEGEEISAEKLKQAIRAATLTSEFFPAVCGTAFKNKGVKLMIDAAVDYLPSPLDVPAIKGHLGDKEVNIKAADEESFAALAFKVMNDPYVGNLTFFRVYAGVLEKGSYVKNSTKDQKERISRILQMHANSRQDIDEVRTGDIAAAVGLKSTTTGDTLIAEKAPEIILEKMEFPEPVISQALEPATKAATEKLSLALQRLSAEDPTFRTFTDEETGQTIIAGMGELHLDIIVDRLKREFGVEVNVGAPQVSYRETITKSADVEGIHKKQSGGKGQYGHVWIKYEPNPDGGFEFIDKIVGGKIPKEYIKSIQKGLQEKMDIGILAGYPMIDIKATLFDGSYHDVDSSELAYKIAASKSLTKGKDLLGTVLLEPIMDVAVTVPDDYFGDIMGDISRRRGQIRGDETRSDGVHIIKSFIPLSEMFGYATDLRSMTAGRGNYQMWFDHYEKMPKNLSDEIIKKRGGKVKVEED; from the coding sequence ATGTCAAGAGAATATCCATTAGAAAATTACCGTAATATTGGAATTATGGCTCACATCGATGCCGGAAAAACAACAACAACAGAACGTATTTTATATCACACAGGAAAAATACATAAAATTGGTGAAACACATGAAGGTGCTAGCCAAATGGACTGAATGATTCAGGAACAAGAAAGAGGTATTACAATAACCTCAGCTGCAACTACAGCATTTTGAAAAGGAAAAAGAATTAACATAATCGATACACCTGGTCACGTTGATTTTACAGTTGAAGTTGAACGTTCACTACGTGTATTAGATGGTGCTGTTGCAGTTTTAGATGCTCAAAGTGGGGTAGAACCTCAAACCGAAACAGTTTGAAGACAAGCAACTACATATAAAGTACCTAGAATTGTTTTTGTTAATAAAATGGATAAAGCTGGTGCAAGTTTTAAAAACTCAGTTGAATCTGTAAGAACACGTTTAGGTGGTAAATGTTATGCTATTCAATTAAATATTGGTGAAGAATCACAATTTAATGGAATAGTTGACTTAGTACAATTAAGAGCTTATGAATTCGATGGACAACCAGAAGAAAATATGAAAGACATCGAAATTCCTGATTATTTAAAAGACGAAGTAATGTTATTACGTCACGAACTGATTGAAGCTGTTGCTGACTATGATGAAGAAATTATGATGTCAGTTTTAGAAGGTGAAGAAATTTCAGCTGAAAAATTAAAACAAGCTATTCGTGCAGCTACTTTAACAAGTGAATTTTTCCCAGCAGTTTGTGGTACAGCATTTAAAAACAAAGGTGTTAAATTAATGATTGATGCAGCTGTTGATTACTTACCAAGTCCTTTAGATGTACCTGCTATTAAAGGTCATTTAGGTGATAAGGAAGTAAACATTAAAGCAGCTGATGAAGAAAGTTTCGCAGCTTTAGCATTTAAAGTTATGAATGATCCATATGTTGGAAACTTAACATTCTTTAGAGTTTATGCTGGAGTGTTAGAAAAAGGAAGCTACGTAAAAAACTCAACTAAAGACCAAAAAGAAAGAATTAGTCGTATTTTACAAATGCATGCTAACTCACGTCAAGACATAGATGAAGTTAGAACAGGAGATATTGCTGCTGCTGTTGGATTAAAATCAACTACAACAGGAGATACCTTAATAGCAGAAAAAGCTCCAGAAATTATTTTAGAAAAAATGGAATTTCCTGAACCAGTTATTTCTCAAGCCTTAGAACCTGCAACAAAAGCTGCTACTGAAAAACTTTCATTAGCATTACAAAGATTATCAGCAGAAGATCCTACTTTTAGAACATTTACTGATGAAGAAACTGGACAAACAATTATTGCTGGTATGGGTGAATTACACTTAGATATTATTGTTGACCGTCTAAAAAGAGAATTTGGTGTGGAAGTAAATGTTGGAGCACCTCAAGTTAGTTATCGTGAAACAATTACAAAATCAGCAGATGTTGAAGGAATTCATAAAAAACAATCAGGTGGAAAAGGACAATACGGACACGTATGAATTAAATATGAACCAAACCCAGATGGTGGTTTTGAATTTATTGATAAAATCGTTGGTGGTAAAATTCCAAAAGAATACATTAAATCAATTCAAAAAGGTTTACAAGAAAAAATGGATATTGGTATTTTAGCTGGTTATCCAATGATTGATATTAAAGCTACATTATTTGATGGTTCATACCATGATGTCGATTCATCTGAATTAGCTTATAAAATTGCAGCTTCTAAATCACTTACAAAAGGTAAAGATTTACTTGGAACTGTTTTATTAGAACCAATTATGGATGTTGCTGTTACTGTTCCTGATGATTATTTTGGAGATATTATGGGTGATATTTCTCGTCGTAGAGGACAAATTAGAGGGGATGAAACTCGTTCAGATGGTGTTCACATCATTAAATCATTTATTCCTTTAAGTGAAATGTTTGGATATGCAACTGATTTACGTTCAATGACTGCTGGTCGTGGAAACTACCAAATGTGATTTGACCACTATGAAAAAATGCCTAAAAACTTATCTGATGAAATCATTAAAAAACGTGGTGGAAAAGTAAAAGTTGAAGAAGATTAA
- a CDS encoding helix-turn-helix domain-containing protein, whose amino-acid sequence MLKVQTDFLKFNDELKLLLKTHKMSQKELAMRLGLSLKHMNTILKGDINELTVNVLEGLEYVFNLKSGTLSEKYYIYKNKQIISGLKDKVKNYLNEYGINFLIQNPQLSSPFNIFIQDNMYDYEKLMALKKFYGVSNLEDYKLYLDEHVLAEFKKFHDKPNTYVWIRFCELGVDPYEPVGTFRSNEHTPAIKKALNIMSSAKPFNEKVSLLKLFLRKKGIVLVTKKFIEDSMIRGITIKKGAKRFIFLSDMYQRECFIFFTLLHEIVHCYFPKKTEEEIDNYVIEEYDKWEKQTITQYKAIYDAISCYNSAKWQTQKNPNANVSYIWETLQLKYPKVTFEEE is encoded by the coding sequence ATGTTAAAAGTTCAAACTGACTTTCTTAAATTTAATGATGAATTAAAATTACTTTTAAAAACTCATAAAATGTCTCAAAAAGAATTAGCTATGCGTTTAGGTCTTTCTTTAAAACACATGAACACTATTTTAAAAGGTGATATTAATGAGTTAACTGTAAATGTTTTAGAAGGATTAGAATATGTTTTTAATCTTAAATCTGGTACTTTATCTGAAAAATATTACATTTACAAAAATAAACAAATAATTAGTGGTTTAAAAGATAAAGTCAAAAATTACTTAAATGAATATGGAATTAATTTTTTAATTCAAAATCCACAATTAAGTAGTCCATTTAATATTTTTATTCAAGATAATATGTATGATTATGAAAAATTAATGGCTTTAAAAAAATTTTATGGTGTATCAAATTTAGAAGATTATAAACTTTATTTAGATGAACATGTTTTAGCTGAATTTAAAAAATTTCACGATAAACCTAATACATATGTTTGAATTAGATTTTGTGAATTAGGAGTAGATCCTTATGAACCAGTTGGTACATTTAGATCAAATGAACATACACCAGCAATTAAAAAAGCATTAAATATCATGAGTTCAGCCAAACCATTTAATGAAAAAGTTTCATTATTAAAACTTTTTTTAAGAAAAAAAGGTATTGTTTTAGTTACAAAAAAATTTATCGAAGATTCAATGATAAGAGGAATAACTATTAAAAAAGGAGCAAAAAGATTCATATTTTTAAGTGATATGTATCAAAGAGAGTGTTTTATATTCTTTACATTATTACACGAAATTGTGCATTGTTATTTCCCTAAAAAAACTGAAGAAGAAATTGATAATTATGTAATTGAAGAATACGACAAATGAGAAAAACAAACAATAACACAATACAAAGCTATTTATGATGCAATTAGTTGTTATAATTCAGCCAAATGACAAACTCAAAAAAATCCTAATGCAAATGTAAGTTACATTTGAGAAACTTTACAATTAAAATATCCAAAAGTAACATTTGAAGAGGAATAA
- a CDS encoding MAGa7180 family putative nuclease, with protein MINKITRNYYNNKDYFLDEENKVVKLSTEFHKKLLSAKPGSFNGFKKVGGSSIANVLNLDALHNDFVAFCNISKIGLPILDKKYVNAGIILEPEIIKMLEQKTNKIVERFPAQKYNYDYFKDNLILGGLPDGYIESTNTIVEIKTTGLKNYEYWQNNGIPLNYIKQTQLYAYLKGANSYAICASFLEEADYQNLDKVDVFKRKSMVQLYKLNKEQAEDDIEKVYKWYKKYTELGISPTYDLAMNLDLIEWLRCENQEQWEQLYNKWFAEGKINLYEV; from the coding sequence ATGATAAATAAAATCACAAGAAATTATTACAATAATAAAGACTATTTTTTAGATGAAGAAAATAAAGTTGTGAAATTATCTACTGAATTTCATAAAAAATTATTATCAGCAAAACCTGGTAGTTTTAATGGTTTTAAAAAAGTAGGTGGTTCTAGTATTGCAAATGTTTTAAACTTAGATGCTCTTCATAATGATTTTGTTGCTTTTTGTAATATTTCCAAAATAGGTTTACCTATTCTTGATAAAAAATACGTTAATGCAGGAATTATTTTAGAACCTGAAATTATTAAAATGTTAGAGCAAAAGACTAATAAAATTGTAGAAAGATTTCCTGCTCAAAAATATAATTATGATTATTTTAAAGATAATCTTATTTTAGGTGGACTTCCGGATGGTTATATTGAATCAACTAATACTATTGTTGAAATTAAAACTACAGGACTAAAAAATTATGAATACTGACAAAATAATGGGATTCCACTTAATTACATCAAACAAACACAACTATATGCTTATTTAAAAGGGGCAAATTCTTATGCAATTTGTGCTTCATTTTTAGAAGAAGCTGACTACCAAAATTTAGATAAAGTAGACGTTTTTAAAAGAAAAAGTATGGTTCAATTGTACAAATTAAACAAAGAACAAGCAGAAGATGATATTGAAAAAGTGTATAAATGATATAAAAAATATACTGAATTAGGTATTAGTCCAACTTATGATTTAGCAATGAATTTAGATTTAATTGAATGATTAAGATGTGAAAACCAAGAACAATGAGAACAATTATATAATAAATGATTTGCAGAAGGAAAAATCAATTTATATGAAGTTTAA